A window from bacterium encodes these proteins:
- a CDS encoding TonB-dependent receptor, translating into MEQRRVLSTLVRFLFAGMVLLVPALVLAQSATLRGTVTDAESKEKLPGASVVVTAPGLSPTGAAADASGNFEVPNLPAGTYTVSVSFIGYERRVIANVTLAAGETRTLNLEVVPSGISLNPVIISASRRQEKVLEAPAAVSVLEATQIRGRAATSPTDYMRGLPAVDVSSNGIAQSNVVVRGFNNIFSGSLLSLVDNRYANVPSLRLNAYNFIPTSTEDISRIEIVSGPGSALYGPNSASGVMHIITRSPFESKGTTVSIGGGGRDFFNISQREPQGGRNIYMTSMRHAGVVGTKLGYKLSAQYYQGQDWVNYDPAEPATITPYRQTTTGNKPVSGPIENKRDFDVEKIAAEARLDYRLSDEATVILSGGYNRASNLEYTGIGAGIAKGWTYSYAQARFLYKNFFVQGFMNQSDAGDTYLLRDGALIVDNSKLYAGQIQHSTMLGRRQRFTYGADGILTRPDTDNTINGRNESDDNINEFGAYLQSETQLTNQLDLLLAARVDDHNRIKDPVFSPRAALVFKPDPSHNFRATYNRAFSTPSSLNLFLDISAGQDIFRFRQVGLQSAFPFDITTGARTQGVPETGFNFSRSANGLPRYRSPFAPLAGLSRNDYIDLNNPAFTNVMWGVGRGAVLAQLVPQFRGLLASQGLPAPAIDAITQQFLGIVPQQVTGVNNVMRVIDPTTGQSRVVQNVIDVGQIKETTTETYELGYKGIINEKLVVGVDVYHSRIKNFVGPLNNETPNVFLDPATLGANLGQQFGAALANPANAQLAAVLAALDNPALGLGGNGNGTPVDELATIFTSGAAQIPYGTATPQEANDPTAILLTYRNFGEVTLNGMDVNLTYYASPKWVFSGNYSFVTKNGFNLFKKPNRVIFRNLDGVADIALNAPGNKAALSVHYRSAQRGYDAEVRGRYVEGFPMDSGVFVGEVQTYTVVDFNFGYDLPFARGTRFSVNVQNLLDKEHREFIGAPALGRLILSRLTYSF; encoded by the coding sequence ATGGAACAACGACGAGTGCTCTCGACGTTGGTGCGGTTCCTGTTCGCGGGAATGGTCCTGCTCGTGCCGGCCCTGGTGCTGGCGCAGTCAGCCACCTTGCGGGGAACAGTGACCGACGCGGAGAGCAAAGAAAAGCTGCCGGGTGCCAGCGTCGTGGTGACGGCACCGGGGCTGTCGCCCACGGGCGCGGCTGCCGATGCTTCCGGCAACTTTGAGGTGCCGAATCTGCCAGCCGGCACCTACACGGTCTCTGTTTCGTTCATCGGTTATGAGAGAAGAGTGATTGCGAATGTGACTTTGGCAGCCGGCGAAACCAGAACGCTCAACCTCGAAGTTGTGCCTTCCGGCATCTCGTTGAACCCCGTCATCATCTCGGCCTCACGACGCCAGGAAAAAGTGCTGGAGGCACCGGCCGCGGTTTCCGTTCTGGAAGCCACGCAGATTCGTGGCCGCGCGGCCACCAGCCCGACCGATTACATGAGAGGCCTGCCGGCGGTCGATGTTTCCAGCAACGGCATTGCGCAAAGCAACGTGGTCGTGCGCGGATTCAACAACATCTTCTCCGGCTCGCTGCTGTCACTGGTGGATAACCGCTATGCCAATGTTCCTTCGCTTCGCCTCAATGCCTACAATTTCATTCCGACTTCGACTGAGGACATTTCCCGCATTGAAATCGTCTCCGGGCCAGGCTCGGCATTGTACGGCCCCAACAGCGCCAGCGGTGTGATGCACATCATCACCCGCTCGCCGTTCGAGTCCAAGGGCACGACGGTCAGCATCGGCGGCGGCGGCCGGGATTTCTTCAACATTTCACAGCGCGAACCCCAGGGCGGCCGCAACATCTATATGACTTCGATGCGCCACGCCGGCGTGGTGGGCACCAAGCTGGGCTACAAGCTCTCCGCGCAATACTATCAAGGCCAGGATTGGGTCAACTACGACCCGGCCGAACCGGCCACCATCACGCCCTATCGCCAGACCACCACCGGCAACAAGCCGGTCAGCGGCCCCATCGAGAACAAGCGTGATTTTGACGTGGAGAAGATCGCCGCCGAGGCCCGGTTGGACTATCGCCTCAGCGATGAGGCCACCGTCATTCTCAGCGGCGGCTACAACCGCGCCAGCAACCTGGAGTACACCGGCATCGGCGCCGGTATTGCCAAAGGCTGGACCTACTCCTATGCGCAAGCGCGCTTCCTCTACAAGAATTTCTTCGTCCAGGGCTTCATGAACCAAAGCGATGCCGGCGACACCTACTTGCTGCGTGACGGCGCCCTGATCGTGGATAATTCGAAACTCTACGCCGGCCAGATTCAGCACAGCACCATGCTGGGACGGCGCCAGCGTTTCACCTACGGCGCGGATGGCATTCTCACGCGGCCCGACACCGACAACACCATCAATGGCCGCAATGAGAGCGACGACAACATCAATGAGTTTGGCGCCTACCTGCAATCGGAAACCCAACTGACCAACCAGCTCGACCTGTTGCTGGCAGCGCGCGTCGATGATCACAACCGCATCAAAGACCCGGTGTTCTCCCCGCGCGCGGCGCTGGTGTTCAAGCCGGATCCCTCGCACAATTTCCGCGCCACCTACAACCGCGCCTTCAGCACGCCGTCGAGCTTGAATCTGTTCCTCGACATTTCCGCGGGCCAGGATATTTTCCGTTTCCGCCAGGTCGGTTTGCAATCTGCCTTTCCGTTCGACATCACCACCGGCGCGCGCACCCAAGGCGTGCCGGAAACCGGCTTCAACTTCAGCCGCAGCGCCAACGGCTTGCCGCGTTATCGCTCGCCTTTTGCGCCACTGGCAGGCTTGAGCCGCAACGACTACATCGATCTCAACAACCCCGCCTTCACCAACGTGATGTGGGGCGTGGGACGAGGCGCCGTGCTCGCCCAACTCGTGCCGCAGTTCCGCGGCTTGTTGGCTTCGCAAGGCCTCCCCGCTCCGGCGATTGATGCCATTACCCAGCAATTTCTCGGCATCGTGCCGCAGCAGGTGACGGGCGTCAACAACGTCATGCGTGTGATCGACCCGACCACCGGCCAATCGCGCGTGGTGCAGAACGTGATCGATGTTGGTCAGATCAAAGAGACCACCACCGAAACCTACGAATTGGGCTACAAAGGCATCATCAATGAGAAACTGGTGGTGGGCGTGGATGTGTACCATTCCCGCATCAAGAACTTTGTCGGCCCGCTGAACAACGAAACGCCGAATGTGTTTCTCGATCCCGCGACTTTGGGCGCGAACTTGGGACAGCAGTTCGGCGCGGCGCTCGCCAATCCCGCCAATGCGCAATTGGCGGCGGTGCTAGCGGCGCTCGATAATCCGGCGCTGGGATTGGGCGGCAACGGCAACGGCACGCCGGTGGATGAGCTGGCCACCATCTTCACCAGCGGCGCGGCGCAGATTCCCTACGGCACCGCGACCCCGCAAGAGGCCAATGATCCGACCGCGATTCTGCTCACCTATCGCAATTTCGGTGAAGTCACCCTTAACGGCATGGATGTGAATTTGACCTATTATGCCTCGCCGAAGTGGGTGTTCTCCGGCAATTATTCTTTTGTCACCAAGAATGGCTTCAACCTGTTCAAGAAGCCCAATCGCGTCATCTTCCGCAATCTCGACGGCGTGGCGGACATCGCGCTCAACGCGCCGGGCAACAAGGCGGCGCTTTCCGTGCACTATCGTTCCGCGCAGCGCGGCTATGATGCGGAAGTGCGCGGCCGTTACGTCGAAGGCTTCCCGATGGATTCCGGCGTGTTCGTGGGTGAAGTGCAAACCTACACCGTGGTGGATTTCAACTTCGGGTATGATCTGCCCTTTGCGCGCGGCACGCGCTTTTCCGTCAACGTGCAGAACCTGCTCGACAAGGAGCATCGTGAATTCATCGGCGCTCCCGCCCTCGGCCGCTTGATCTTGAGCCGCTTGACCTACAGCTTCTAA
- a CDS encoding acyl-CoA carboxylase subunit beta: protein MASPEKIKHLRELKQKALAGGGEKRVQQQHDKGKLTARERLELLLDEGSFHELGMLVQHRSRDFGLDKQKFLGDGVVTGYGRIEGRLVYLFSQDFTVLGGSLSEAYGAKICKIMDMAMKNGAPIIGLNDSGGARIQEGVVSLGAYADIFLRNTLASGVVPQISAILGPCAGGAVYSPAISDFIFMVPNISYMFVTGPNVVKTVTHEDVTFEELGGAETHASKSGVAHFLAPDEVSCMQSIRRLFGFLPLNNCEDPPLRPCHDSEQRQDETLNSLVPENPNKPYDIKAIILKVVDDGDFMEVHERYAQNIVVGFARLGGKPVGFVANQPAVLAGVLDIDSSIKAARFVRFCDAFNIPLITLVDVPGFLPGTDQEWRGIIKHGAKLLYAYSEATVPKITVITRKAYGGAYDVMSSKHIRGDINYAWPSAEIAVMGPQGAVEIIFKREIEQAADPQAATAAKVEEYREKFASPYIAAERGYLDDIIEPAQTRPKLIAALHMLANKVDSNPKKKHGNIPL from the coding sequence ATGGCCTCTCCTGAGAAAATCAAACACCTGCGCGAGTTGAAACAGAAGGCGCTCGCCGGCGGCGGTGAAAAGCGCGTGCAACAACAGCACGACAAGGGCAAACTCACGGCCCGCGAACGCCTGGAGTTGCTGCTCGATGAAGGCAGCTTTCACGAGCTTGGCATGCTGGTGCAACATCGCTCGCGCGATTTCGGCTTGGATAAACAGAAGTTCCTGGGTGATGGTGTGGTCACCGGTTATGGCCGCATCGAGGGCAGGTTGGTTTATCTCTTCTCACAAGATTTCACCGTGCTGGGCGGCTCGCTCTCCGAAGCTTATGGCGCGAAGATTTGCAAGATCATGGACATGGCCATGAAGAACGGCGCGCCGATCATCGGGCTGAACGACTCCGGCGGCGCGCGCATTCAGGAAGGCGTGGTGAGCTTGGGCGCCTATGCCGACATCTTCCTGCGCAACACCCTCGCCAGCGGCGTGGTGCCGCAAATCTCCGCGATTCTGGGGCCGTGTGCCGGCGGCGCGGTTTATTCGCCGGCCATCAGCGATTTCATTTTCATGGTGCCCAACATCAGCTACATGTTCGTCACCGGCCCCAACGTGGTCAAGACCGTGACCCACGAAGACGTCACCTTCGAAGAGCTGGGCGGCGCGGAAACCCATGCCTCCAAAAGCGGCGTGGCCCATTTTCTCGCGCCCGATGAAGTGAGCTGCATGCAGAGCATCCGCCGGCTGTTCGGTTTTTTGCCGCTGAACAATTGCGAAGATCCGCCGCTGCGGCCCTGCCACGACAGCGAGCAGCGCCAGGACGAGACGCTCAATTCTCTCGTGCCCGAAAACCCCAACAAGCCGTACGACATCAAAGCGATCATCTTGAAAGTGGTGGACGACGGTGATTTCATGGAAGTGCACGAACGCTACGCGCAAAACATCGTGGTCGGGTTTGCGCGCCTCGGAGGCAAACCGGTGGGCTTTGTGGCCAACCAGCCCGCGGTGCTCGCCGGCGTGCTCGATATCGATTCCTCCATCAAAGCGGCGCGCTTTGTGCGCTTCTGCGATGCGTTCAACATTCCGCTGATCACGCTGGTGGACGTGCCGGGCTTTCTGCCGGGCACGGATCAGGAATGGCGCGGCATCATCAAGCACGGCGCGAAACTGCTCTACGCCTACTCCGAAGCCACGGTGCCGAAGATCACCGTGATCACGCGCAAGGCCTATGGCGGCGCGTATGACGTCATGAGCTCGAAACACATTCGCGGCGACATCAACTACGCCTGGCCCTCCGCCGAAATCGCAGTGATGGGGCCGCAAGGCGCGGTGGAAATCATTTTCAAACGGGAGATCGAGCAGGCCGCCGATCCTCAAGCCGCCACCGCCGCCAAGGTCGAAGAGTATCGCGAGAAATTTGCCAGCCCCTACATCGCAGCGGAGCGCGGCTACCTCGATGACATCATCGAGCCGGCGCAAACGCGGCCCAAGCTCATCGCGGCGCTGCACATGCTGGCCAACAAGGTTGACAGCAATCCCAAGAAGAAACACGGCAACATTCCCCTGTAA
- the accC gene encoding acetyl-CoA carboxylase biotin carboxylase subunit, with the protein MFTKILIANRGEIAVRIIRTCREMGIRTVAVFSEADRLALHVRLADEARLLGPPPARESYLVPEKIIAAAHASGAEAIHPGYGFLSENAAFAEAVTAAGLVFIGPSGEAMRQMGDKVAARKLMMAAGVPVVPGTLEPVASLASARQTAAEIGYPVLLKAAAGGGGKGMRLVHRPEDLPEMLRTAASEAQSAFADGRVFLEKYVEQPRHIEFQIIADRHGNAIHLGERECSIQRRHQKVIEESPSALLDPGMRRAMGEAAVAAARSCGYVNAGTIEFIVDKHRRYYFLEMNTRLQVEHPVTEMVTGLDLVKMQIEIAAGQKLPLTQAEVQRNGHAIECRIYAEDPENNFIPAIGRLRHLHKPDGFGLREDSGVYEGGEISVYYDPLISKLVAWGATRAEAINRMRRALAEYEIGGVKTTIPFCLWVMQHPKFRAGEFDTHFVQNEFTPALLAVHRDGHPAERDLATVAALAAVLKQETSAAVAVPAPGNSASPAASNWKRRGWRERMQQS; encoded by the coding sequence ATGTTCACGAAAATCCTGATTGCCAATCGCGGGGAGATTGCGGTGCGCATCATCCGCACCTGCCGCGAGATGGGCATACGCACCGTCGCCGTGTTCTCGGAAGCGGACCGCCTGGCGTTGCACGTGCGGCTGGCGGACGAGGCGCGGCTGCTGGGCCCGCCGCCGGCGCGCGAATCCTACCTGGTTCCGGAAAAAATCATTGCCGCGGCCCACGCCAGCGGCGCAGAAGCGATTCACCCGGGCTATGGTTTTCTCTCGGAAAACGCTGCTTTCGCCGAGGCCGTGACCGCCGCGGGTCTGGTTTTCATCGGCCCGTCGGGCGAGGCCATGCGCCAGATGGGCGACAAGGTCGCCGCCCGCAAATTGATGATGGCGGCCGGCGTGCCGGTCGTGCCCGGCACGCTCGAGCCGGTGGCAAGTCTCGCCTCAGCCCGCCAGACTGCCGCGGAAATCGGCTATCCGGTGCTGCTCAAAGCCGCGGCCGGCGGCGGCGGCAAGGGCATGCGGCTGGTGCACCGGCCCGAAGATTTGCCGGAGATGTTGCGCACCGCGGCTTCCGAAGCGCAATCGGCTTTCGCCGACGGCCGGGTGTTTCTGGAAAAGTATGTCGAGCAGCCGCGCCACATTGAATTTCAAATCATCGCCGATCGCCATGGCAATGCCATTCACCTGGGAGAGCGCGAATGCTCGATTCAGCGCCGGCATCAAAAGGTGATCGAAGAATCGCCCTCCGCCCTGCTCGATCCCGGCATGCGGCGCGCGATGGGCGAGGCCGCGGTGGCGGCAGCGCGGAGCTGCGGCTACGTTAATGCCGGCACCATCGAGTTCATCGTGGACAAGCACCGGCGCTACTACTTTTTGGAGATGAACACCCGCTTGCAAGTCGAGCATCCCGTCACCGAAATGGTGACCGGCCTGGATTTGGTGAAAATGCAGATCGAAATCGCGGCCGGCCAGAAGCTGCCGCTCACGCAGGCGGAAGTGCAACGCAACGGCCATGCGATCGAATGCCGCATTTATGCCGAAGATCCGGAGAACAACTTCATTCCCGCCATCGGCCGTTTGCGCCATTTGCACAAGCCGGACGGCTTCGGCCTCCGCGAGGACAGCGGCGTGTATGAAGGCGGTGAGATTTCGGTCTATTATGATCCGCTGATCTCCAAGCTCGTTGCCTGGGGCGCCACGCGCGCAGAGGCCATCAATCGCATGCGCCGGGCGCTGGCGGAGTATGAAATCGGCGGCGTCAAAACCACGATTCCCTTTTGCCTGTGGGTGATGCAACACCCCAAGTTTCGCGCCGGCGAATTCGACACCCACTTCGTGCAAAATGAATTCACCCCGGCCCTGCTGGCCGTGCACCGCGACGGTCACCCCGCGGAGCGCGACTTGGCGACGGTGGCTGCGCTGGCCGCGGTGCTGAAACAAGAAACGAGCGCGGCCGTTGCCGTTCCCGCGCCGGGAAACAGCGCCTCGCCCGCGGCCAGCAATTGGAAACGCCGCGGCTGGCGGGAGCGCATGCAGCAGAGTTGA
- a CDS encoding STAS domain-containing protein, translating to MQLQSEKQQDVVILRLEDQRLDFSVAPDLKTKFIELTNAGEKHVLLDLANVEYADSSGLGAILFGIRQLRPAKGVLKIVNLQPRVLTLIKIAKLDNVIESFDDEAEAIASFAAD from the coding sequence ATGCAATTGCAGTCCGAGAAACAACAAGACGTCGTCATCCTGAGATTGGAAGACCAGCGGCTCGATTTCAGCGTCGCGCCTGATCTCAAAACCAAGTTTATCGAACTCACCAACGCCGGCGAGAAGCACGTGTTGCTCGATCTCGCCAACGTCGAATATGCCGACAGCTCGGGACTGGGCGCCATCTTGTTCGGCATCCGGCAACTGCGGCCGGCAAAAGGCGTTTTGAAAATCGTCAACCTCCAGCCGCGCGTGCTCACCCTCATCAAGATCGCCAAGCTCGACAATGTGATCGAGAGCTTCGACGATGAAGCCGAGGCGATTGCCAGCTTTGCGGCGGACTGA
- a CDS encoding acyltransferase has product MARIVRAGLIQASLPLAAEAPLDKLKKAMIDKHVALIAQAAGKGVQVLCLQEIFYGPYFCAEEQTRWYQMAEPIPGGPTITLMRELAAKHKLILVVPIYEEDMPGVFYNTAAVLDETGAYLGKYRKNHIPHCHPGFWEKFYFKPGNLGYPVFTTSVGKIGVYICYDRHFPEGARALGLNGAEIVFNPSATVAGLSEYLWKLEQPAHAVANQYFVGAINRVGHEKPWDIGEFYGSSYFCDPRGRIIAQGSRDQDEVIVADLDLDQIREVRNVWQFFRDRRPESYGRLLE; this is encoded by the coding sequence TTGATTCAAGCCTCCCTGCCGCTGGCGGCGGAGGCGCCGCTGGACAAGCTGAAGAAGGCCATGATCGACAAACACGTGGCCTTGATCGCGCAGGCCGCCGGCAAGGGTGTGCAGGTGTTGTGCCTGCAGGAAATCTTCTACGGCCCCTACTTCTGCGCGGAAGAGCAAACGCGCTGGTACCAAATGGCCGAACCGATTCCCGGCGGCCCGACCATCACGCTGATGCGCGAGCTGGCCGCCAAACACAAGCTGATCCTGGTGGTGCCGATCTACGAAGAAGACATGCCCGGCGTGTTCTACAACACCGCCGCCGTGCTCGATGAAACCGGCGCCTATCTCGGCAAATACCGCAAGAATCACATTCCCCATTGCCACCCCGGCTTCTGGGAGAAATTCTATTTCAAGCCCGGTAATCTCGGCTATCCGGTGTTCACCACCAGCGTCGGCAAGATCGGCGTGTACATCTGCTATGACCGCCATTTTCCGGAGGGCGCGCGCGCGCTGGGCTTGAACGGCGCGGAGATTGTGTTCAATCCCTCGGCGACCGTGGCGGGCCTGTCGGAGTATTTGTGGAAGCTGGAGCAGCCCGCGCATGCGGTCGCCAATCAATATTTCGTCGGCGCCATCAATCGCGTTGGGCACGAGAAGCCGTGGGACATCGGCGAGTTCTATGGCTCGAGTTATTTCTGTGATCCGCGCGGCCGCATCATCGCGCAGGGCAGCCGCGATCAGGATGAAGTCATCGTCGCGGATCTCGATCTCGATCAAATCCGGGAAGTGCGCAACGTTTGGCAGTTCTTCCGCGATCGGCGGCCGGAAAGTTACGGCCGGCTGCTGGAGTAG